From a single Photobacterium gaetbulicola Gung47 genomic region:
- a CDS encoding ABC transporter extracellular solute-binding protein (COG1653), translated as MKKLHKIITATTLAMSMASAAFASELIINSDQADPAPKAVFDSMVAQFKQENPDITVKYNLYDKEAYKTTLRNWLVTSPPDVVFWHAGNRMKTFVDRGLLEDVSDVWQANNMYEDFTSTIPAMTVNDKQWGVPFTYYQWGIYYRKDIFDKYDISEPKTWDEFLTASETLKQNNIAPIAIGTKYLWTAAGWFDYINLRVNGLDFHLDLMDGKVPYTDERVRNTFNTWRELIDKGYFLENHAGYSWQEAQPFLYRGEAAMYLIGNFITPNFPEELEGKMGFMQFPAIDPEIAMAEEAPIDTIHIPSKAKNKDNARKFLAFIARAENQTKMNEALLQIPTNNKSTVTDDVFLNKGIAMLNSASGTSQFYDRDTDPAMAQEGMKAFQEFMVHPDRLDRILKRLERTRARTFNK; from the coding sequence ATGAAAAAACTACATAAAATCATCACCGCTACCACGCTGGCGATGAGCATGGCATCGGCTGCTTTCGCCTCGGAGCTGATTATCAACTCAGATCAAGCCGACCCGGCGCCAAAGGCTGTCTTTGACAGTATGGTTGCCCAGTTTAAGCAGGAAAACCCAGATATTACCGTTAAATACAACCTGTATGACAAAGAAGCGTATAAAACGACGCTGCGCAACTGGTTGGTCACCTCCCCCCCCGATGTCGTGTTCTGGCATGCCGGTAACCGGATGAAGACCTTTGTCGACCGTGGTTTACTTGAAGATGTCAGTGACGTGTGGCAAGCCAACAACATGTACGAAGACTTCACCAGCACCATACCCGCCATGACGGTGAACGACAAGCAGTGGGGGGTGCCATTTACTTACTACCAATGGGGGATTTACTACCGTAAAGATATCTTCGACAAATACGACATCAGCGAGCCCAAAACATGGGATGAATTCCTTACAGCGTCGGAAACGCTCAAACAAAACAACATTGCCCCTATCGCCATTGGAACGAAATACCTTTGGACCGCTGCCGGTTGGTTTGACTATATCAACCTGCGCGTCAACGGGTTGGACTTCCATCTTGATCTAATGGATGGCAAAGTCCCTTACACTGATGAGCGGGTTCGCAATACCTTCAATACTTGGCGTGAGCTGATCGACAAAGGCTATTTCCTGGAAAACCATGCGGGTTACTCTTGGCAGGAAGCTCAGCCATTCTTGTACCGCGGCGAAGCAGCCATGTACTTGATTGGTAATTTCATCACCCCTAACTTCCCAGAAGAGCTGGAAGGTAAAATGGGCTTTATGCAATTCCCAGCCATTGACCCAGAAATTGCAATGGCCGAAGAAGCCCCGATTGATACCATTCACATCCCAAGCAAGGCGAAGAACAAAGACAATGCTCGTAAGTTTCTAGCGTTTATCGCACGCGCTGAGAATCAAACAAAGATGAACGAGGCACTGCTGCAGATCCCGACCAACAATAAGTCTACGGTCACTGACGATGTGTTCCTCAACAAAGGGATTGCCATGCTAAACAGCGCATCCGGTACGTCACAGTTCTACGACCGCGATACCGATCCGGCGATGGCCCAGGAAGGGATGAAAGCGTTCCAGGAGTTCATGGTTCACCCTGACCGCCTGGACCGAATCCTCAAGCGCCTGGAGCGAACCCGTGCTCGTACTTTCAACAAGTAA